GGCCTTCCAGCCAGAGAGGTGGATTGAGGCTCAAAAGGAAGATCCAGAGAAGTGGAAGGTCATGAATGACATGTATATGCCGGTATGCTGCCATAAACTCCTTCAGACGGTAAGCAAGTATCAAGGACTAACCTACTGGACAGTTCGGCCTCGGCTCTCGGACATGCATAGGGAAGCACATCTCCATTCTGGAGATGTCAAAGCTCATCCCGCGCATTCTACGGGAGTTTGATTTCACGACTGGGGAAAAGAAATGGAATACGGCGAATCACTGGTTTGTCAAACCGACTGACTTTGAGGTCAAAGTGAGACGGAGGGAGCAAACTACTGTAAAACCTGAGGGCATATAAAGACAATGTAGTATATGACACCATCCCGTAAGCGGAAATAGATCTGTATACATATGATTAAAAGTCGGGATTGTGGAAGGCCGCCCATCGAACAGAGACTGGGCGGAAATATATCTTGCTGTTAAGGCCCACCTCTGAATACAGACAACTTGGGCCTTGCCTACCTCCTAGCTGCCTCATCTTGCTTCATTTTGCCTCAGCCGTTCTGTTCAAGCCATTGCGTTAGGATTGAAGACGGTCTTCGATGGAGTCCCTAGCCAGCTGTTGGCGTTTGTGTTCATATGAAATGAGATACAAGTTTGGCAAGCCTTAACATTACAGTAGGTATCTTAGAGTCTTCAGCCTCCAATTTCACGACGCCATATGGTGTCTTGGCTGCCTATCCTGATGCGTTTGTAACTTCTTCGAACTTACAATTTCACCTATGGGCATGGTAGTTACGACGAATCAGGCTAGAATGCTGCCTATGCTCCACGTCGGAAAGCGAGCGCAGGTCGGTGCTACAAGCTAGAGATAGGTAGACATGAAAGGGCATCGGGTCTTCGGTATGATGATGGGACTTTCCATCTCAACAAGTGCTCCAGGCTTATCCAATGCTCGGGGCTTGTTTTAACAGGATTCATGTTGAGAGAGTACAGATCCAGACCAAGGGCTTTCTGTATGAACGAATTGGACTCTATAATGCCATATGCTTGAGAACTTCCTGATATTTTTGAGGTTAAAGAGAGGAGTGTGATGGGACAGACGAAGGGAGGGCTTTCATACACCACAGCAACGATCTGTATCTAGGGTTGCTACTGAACATGGGCTCTGCGGAGTTTGTGATTGATAAAGCTTCACGTGCTGTTGGTAATGTCCGATGTCCTTCCTGGCATATCTACTGATTCACATCATATTTTACGCTTCTTGGACAGTTTAATGGATTGTCCCTGCTTTAACCGCCATCCTCCAGGTTGCTCTACATCCTACACTAGCAAAGCACTATGCAAAACTAAGATACAAAGAACTTATTCTACGGGCCTGCAGCAGTACCGTCATAGACTAGACAGACTATTTACAATATTGGTAGCGGGCTTGCAGAATAATGGAAATACATCCGGTTACTCCAATGTCTGCTTAATCCTTTGAACATCTGCTACCCAGTTCATTCGGCATATTGATTGTATGTACATTACTCTGGCTTAACCAGTGGGCGCTTCTCAATCTTCACCCACATGTCGCGCCAGAAACCCACGCCTCCCTTGATCACAAACTTAGCCTCTGGCTTCCCCTGGACGGGGTAGGGCTTGTAGTAACGGAAGAACTAGATACGTTAGACTTATCAGACATTACATGGATCACCGGGGGAAGAAACATACCTGAAGTGGCCCCTTGAACAGTTCCATCATGGCAATATCTCTACCCAAACACACTCGGGCCCCGTACCCAAAAGTAAAGAGGTACTTGTTCATGATCTTCGCCCGCTCGGGATCCATCCAGCGGTCCGGGTTGAATTCCTCTGCGTCCTTGCCGAAGACGGCCTCGTCGCGGTGCATGATCCATGGGTTTCCTGTTATCTCGGTGCCAGCCGGCGCCACCTTGCCGTACAAATCCAGTCCTGGTTCGGAGACGTAGCGGGGGAAGATGTTTGGAGCGGGAGGGCACATTCGGAGGGTTTCCCGTACGATCGCCACGAAGAATGGGAGGTGCTCCTGGATCTCGATGTACTGGGGCACATCATCGGTGATCAGACCCTTTCGAATGGCTGTGTCGACTTCATCCATCATCCGCTCGTAAACGCTCTGGTTGGTGAGGAGGTAGTAGATCATCGCCTGGAAGACAGTGCCCGTAGTATCGGCTCCGGCGAGCAGAACAAGGAGAATCTCCGCCTTGATATAGTCCATCGTCAAGGGCTGGCCGTCCTCTGTGCGCGCTTCGAGGAAAGTCTGCAGGAGATCGATGCGGCCGATGTCCTTGTTGGATTTCAAATCCTGAACTCGCTTCTCGATAAGTCCATCACGGAAGCGCATGAGAACACCAATTCCAGAGTCATCCTCGGGCTTTGCGACCAGGtacttcttcaagaacgtcgtcttcatccagcTAGTGAAAGGGTGCAGACGCGCGAGGAGACCGAATGCCGGGAGCCCATCGTGAAAACCCTGGATGAGACCGCCAAcgtcctcgcccttctcgacgaagccaAAGGGAGCGCCAAAACCGACCTCGCTGATGATGTCGTATGCCATGTACCTGTAAGCGCCGTCAGTGAGGCTCCAACCCCTATCTCAATGTAGATATCCTTACACAGCCCACCATGAGAAGTCGAACGCCTCACCCGTCTGGACGTACTTCTCATTGAGTTTGTTGGACCAGTCACGAATGCGGGCATCGATGAGCGGCTCCATCCGCTTCACGCTCGAGAAACTGTACTGCTTAATCTCAGCATGCATTTACTTTCCTGTGGGACCCTTGTTGCATCGATCTTACCGGTCCAGCGGCGTGCTTGCGGAACGCGGCATGGGTCTTGTGCGACCTCATATTGAAGAGCGACTCGGTCTCGCCGAAGGAGCCGGTTATGTAGTGACCAGTCTTGTCGGCATTGCGATGGTAGATCTCAGGGAGTTTGGTGGGATCGCTGACAAGGAGCAGTGTAGGTGTCACTCGAACGACAGGTCCTATGCATGCAGCAAGACCGGTTTAGCGGCAGACACAAATGTAGGAACAACCAGCCATTTGAAGAGTTTCGCCACCTACCGTATTTCTTCGTCAAGCCATAGATGGTTGGCAATTCCGTCTCCTTCAGGTTATGCCATGCGATCCAGAGCCGGGTGACGGATCCCCAGAAGGGACCTGGAAAGACCGAGAGCGGGTGGAAGAACCGGTAATAAACAATCTGATAGATGAACTTTAGGACGATATAAGCAATGCCGCCCAGCACGACATTGGCCAGCGTCAGCTGCGAGAGAGCCAGTTCCCCGAGTCCCATGGTGCCTCGATCTGGTGGCAGTGGTCTCAGTAGTGCACTGGTCAGCCTCACACTCCCTGCAAGGGAAGAACCATGGAGAGAAAAGATGTATCAACCACGCTTCGACCGCTGAAACACCGATTTGATATGCGCCGTCTCGAGTTGGTCAACCCCCTTCCTGTTGGCCCCGTTCTCTTGCCCAAAACTGGCATCGCCGGGCCCACGAAGCCGCCGTATGTCGATACGTTGCCAATCAGGAGGCCGCAAATTGGCTCTGCACAGAGGCCAAACTCACAAGAGGCTTCTGCAGGACCTTGTGAGGCCCGTGGGCTAGGAAGAGAGCGAATTGTAAGCGAACAGTCCCCCATCGATGTCTAACTACTGATCGCCATTGTTCGCCGGGGGCCCGCTGGCAGGCCGCGGAAAGCGGCCCAGGCGGGCCAGACGGGCCAGACGGGCAGTGGGCCAGCCACCAGAGTGGGCCGTCGTTTCACATAAATTGCCAATTTGACATCCGCGGCCAGAACCGATGGGGAGCGCGAGTCAATGAGTCGGTCGACTGCAGGTTTTGCTGGCTGCAGAATCCTCAAAGAACGCAGGGTGTGGTTGACGAGTCGCATCGCCTCATTAGGGCTCATCCGCAAATATGCTGGCAAACCCACCCTCTCGGTAGCAAGCTAACAACGCCActgcaaggaagaaaaaagcttcttcttgacaATAGTGATTGAAACCAGAGAAGAGCGACATTTTTTCTCTTTACGAGATTGTGTATCTCTGGCCAGTGTCTGTAGTACTTTCTGCCACTTCTGCACCGGCTGCCTTGGGCCCTAAGTGGATCGTCCCTCTCAACGCACGTACTTTATCCCGGTGGGGGAAGGCCGCCATCGcatatctctcctttcctGGTATACTGACGGCTCGGCTGGCTTGTTAGTCTCTTGGTCTCTGCAGGCTCCGAAGCCACTAGTCATCTAGTGCGACGAATCGATCGTCGCCGTCAAACTCCGGGCTGCCAGATCCGGTAACTCGTGTCAACGGCTAAgataaaaaaagaaggaaaaacTCCAATAATCAAGAAAAACGAAGGAAAAATAAGGAAAAATGGATATAGTCGATATATAGTCGATATACTCGGAGTACAGTCACTGATCGACCATATTCCGCTGATGCAATGCATGCCGATGCTGGATGTACGTATCTCACATGCAAACGGCATCTGGAGATATACCCCTAATACTCGGCTATGGCGATCAGTCGTCTCAAGCTTCAACTGACGCCCGTTATACTCCGTTCCTTGCTTGCCAATACGGGAGCGACGGTGCAGTCGTAGTGCAGTCGTACTGCAGTCAAGCACCTTCCTCCCCGTCTGCGGTCTGTGCCGAGCCCTAATTCCAGaattcctcttctggaagcGTTGCGGCCATGTTGCGGGTATTCTCGACTCCAAAACCTGTCATGTTGATCTTATCCGTCTTTCCGCTAGCCTCCAAGCCCCTTCATCTCGTTTCGAGTCGAGCCGACTCGCGCAAACCAGACCAGACCGTTTTGGTCTCCGTGGGCTCCTGGCTACCGCACCGCCAGGTCGATTCGCCTCCACAGACTTGAGTAATAATGATGACCTCCAGAGcgttcctcttcccctcaGCGGCCTAGTCGGCCGCCGGCATCCAATCTGCAGGATGACTTCCGAGGTGTCTCCATCGGCCAGGATCCTGTGGCGCCGATTGCTTTCCGATTGAGTCCTAGCGCCAGAGATGGCCGAGTCTGTGCCCAGAACGCTGAGGGTACTGAGCACTATAGTCTGAGCAGTCCAATATAGTCCCGATCACGGAGACAACGCATGGCTCCGCCGTGCCGCGGCCTCGATCTGGACCCCCAATCAGCGGTCCTGTTCTCGATTGAAGCGGGACACACGAACAGTAACCGGTACCAGTAGTCCATATCAGAGACAGGCACAAGGGCCAAGGAGCGCAAAAGAAGCAAGCAAGGATGAGACACCAGTCGCATGCAATATTGTCCATCATCCAAGTCCGTTCAGGGGGAATGCCCCATCGGTCTGTCAACGACGAAcgctcttttccttttctctggATTCACCAGGCTTTCTCAGGGTTTCCCCAAGTGGCTCCTGCTCCCCGGCCTGCCAACTCTCAAGGTTTATAGTATCCAGCCTGGCGGAACCTCTGGACCGTTTTCTTCAGGGCGGGCTCGACTGCTCTCACTGAGTGGCAGACCTATATTGTCCCCTTTGGTGGTCGAGGCCGTCTGTTAAGCTTTCTCTACAGTGCCAAACCCCATTGCTCCTCCATCATGGTTGAAACCCAGGGTCCGACAGTGACCGGTATCGCGCTGGCTTTCGCCATCATCACTGTCTTTGTCATCCTCCTGCGTCTCTTTGCTCGACTCTATGTTCTCAAGAAATTCGATGTTGACGATGCTCTAATTATCTTTGCCTGTGTGAGTACTTCAACGAACACCGCCTGGTCAAACACTGGTCAAAACACTGGCCAAAACTCTGGAACAATCGACAGCTGATCAGTTAACTCTGTAGGGCTTCTCCTGGGCCTTCTCCGCTGTGACAATTGTGGGTGAGTGAGAGCCAGAGTGTGCTGCAGGACTCTGGAAGATTGGTAACTGACGAATAATTCACACTGCAGCCGTCAAGCATGGTCTAGGCATGCACCTTGACGATGTAGACCCAAGCAACATGGTCACCTATGCGTTTGTAAGCCTCTCCTTTCCCCCTTTAGGCGAACCATGCTAAACTACTAGAACGTCTGGCTGAGCTCCATGTTCTATCTATCCTGTCTCGGCTTCGTCAAAACCTCTGTCTGCTGGTTCTATACCCGCCTGGGCGACAAGTACCTCCGCCGAATGTCCTATATCATGTTCGGCATCGTCGCCTGCCAAGCCATTGCCAACGTTTGCACCGCTGCTTTCCAGTGCAGGCCTATCTCCAAGGCCTGGGATACCACCTTGAAGGGTACCTGCGTCAACATTAACGTCTTCTACTTGGCCAACGCAgcgctcaacatcctcaccGATCTGCTCACGTATACGCTGCCAGTGCGGGTGATCTTCAAGCTCCAGATGCCACGCAAGCAGAAGATTGCTCTCGTTTTCATCCTCTGTTTGGGACTTTTGTATGGCTCCTCTCAGCGACGCTCGAGGTGACGCTTGCTAACGTGATACCGACAGTGCCTGCGTCTCCTCCATCGTCCGTATCACCTACATCCCCACCATGCTCTCGTCTGATGACGCAACCTGGGCCATCAGCGGCGCCATGTACTGGTCCGCCATCGAGATCAACGTTggcatcctcgccgcctcaATTCCCTCCTTCAAAGCTATCGCCTCGCGCTTCCTCCCCCGCCTCATTGGCGAGTACTCGTCCAACAAGGCCTACAATTACGCGTACGGTGCAGGCTCCGGCTTCTCAAAGGTCCGTGATCCGTCGCGGAACCAGTCTGTGCATATGCATAGTCTGCGCGGTAGGGCCAACGACCACACGGTTATTGGGACAGGGAATCTTAGCGGGATCGATCGGTCGAGCGAGGAGAGAATCTTTGTCCCCGAAGGCAAGATCTATGCCCATACGGAGATTGAGGTTCGGCAGGACTAGACAGTATGCTGATTTGTTTTGCCGTTTTTGTCTATTGGGGTGGCTTTGCTATAAAAGCATGCTGTTGTTGATTAATGGTACTGGTATATATGAATTGCGGTAAAAGCTTCAGGTTGAGCCTGGTACGGCGGGATAAATGGATATTGGGCTGGTTAATATGAGGACACTGGCGTCGGATACCCTATCTTTGCTTCTTACTTTCATTTTCACTCTTCTTTCACCTATGATCTTCTATTTCGTCACTCATTTGTTTCTCTCCTTTGTTCCATTGCCTTGGTCACAAGGACGATCAATGTGCTGTGCGCATTTGCGTGAGTATTAAGAGTCGGTTATGTATATCTGAAGGACCCAGTAGTGATATATGTTGACGGTCTTATCCTGTCGCTAGCCAATCGAATGGTTGACAACCGTGATGTTTGCCACATTGTCTGCGAGGATTGTAGGCTGTATAAGCATATTGGTAGTGTTCGAATATATATAGCCGGCCCCGGACTCGAGGTTTGGTAAAGCGAATCTAGCGTTGAACTCAACCAGAATAGTCAAAGATTTTGATCCGCCCGAGATCTATTTCTGAAATAAATTTGAAAAAGCCTCTAAGGGTTCAGAGTACTTAGTGCAGTGCGTCCGCGAGCCTCTTGACGGCAGCGTTTCTGGGTGTTTGGCAATCAGTACGTATGCCTCTAGTATTTTTCAGTTGCTAGAAGCGACGAGACAAGGGACCAGGAGATCATTGAGAAAGGTTCAGCGTTTGCAGCATCTATGAACTAATATATCCAGATGAATGCACATGACGGCAGAGATGGACGCTGAGAATAGAACATAGGGGTAATAGGTTGAGTCCACATTAGACCAACGAACAGTCAGCaacaaagaaacaaagcaaaTAAAGAGAACAAGAGCCTATCGTTAAAACACCGTGCAATGAAAGCAGCATACTAAACGGCACCGTCTGGCTTCGGAGACGGCGCCCTCGGTCCTCGAGCATTTGACGCCGTACCCGTTGTGAAAGCGTCCTGACAGACCGGCCATCTCTCAGGCTCCTCCCAATACTTCGTATGGTGTTTGTTCTTTTTCATCAAACCCGCCAGATCAAGGGGATCGATAAACGTCTCGAATCTGGATCGCGAGTCGACCCACCCGGGACCCATGCGCTCGGTCGCCCCGTCGAAATCAAGATACCTCTTCTTGTCGCGGGACAAATACCGtccaggatgaagaaggtTGATCCAAAAAGTGAAGAGGACCATGGGCGCTGCATCAAGCGCGTAGAGGAGCCATTCTTTCCGTTGGAAGTACTCGCAGGTATCGCTGCATGCGACGCCCGGTGGGTCGATGGTGTAGAGAGCTTCGACGGCGCGGTAGATACACCGAACTAGGACGAGCGTCGAGGTACCGTAAAGAGTGTAGAAGAGGAACCGCAGATTCCGCGGGAGCATACCGGCACGCGCGCATTTGCGGTGAAGCATTGCCACCATCGAGACGAGCCCAATCTCGACGACGCTCTGGAGAACGACGGACACGGCGATCAGTGCCGCGCCGCTGCGGTACTTGTCGAGTTCCGTGGCGCCCGTAGCGATACGggcgccgccagcggctGTGAGGCCCTCGACGAGGGTGCCGATatagacaaagaagaagacggtgcGGTTAGGGTTGATCCAGGCGAACATGGGGATATAGTGCATGATGCGG
This sequence is a window from Aspergillus nidulans FGSC A4 chromosome IV. Protein-coding genes within it:
- a CDS encoding protein CYP573A3 (transcript_id=CADANIAT00000911), producing the protein MGLGELALSQLTLANVVLGGIAYIVLKFIYQIVYYRFFHPLSVFPGPFWGSVTRLWIAWHNLKETELPTIYGLTKKYGPVVRVTPTLLLVSDPTKLPEIYHRNADKTGHYITGSFGETESLFNMRSHKTHAAFRKHAAGPYSFSSVKRMEPLIDARIRDWSNKLNEKYVQTGEAFDFSWWAVYMAYDIISEVGFGAPFGFVEKGEDVGGLIQGFHDGLPAFGLLARLHPFTSWMKTTFLKKYLVAKPEDDSGIGVLMRFRDGLIEKRVQDLKSNKDIGRIDLLQTFLEARTEDGQPLTMDYIKAEILLVLLAGADTTGTVFQAMIYYLLTNQSVYERMMDEVDTAIRKGLITDDVPQYIEIQEHLPFFVAIVRETLRMCPPAPNIFPRYVSEPGLDLYGKVAPAGTEITGNPWIMHRDEAVFGKDAEEFNPDRWMDPERAKIMNKYLFTFGYGARVCLGRDIAMMELFKGPLQFFRYYKPYPVQGKPEAKFVIKGGVGFWRDMWVKIEKRPLVKPE
- a CDS encoding uncharacterized protein (transcript_id=CADANIAT00000912), encoding MVETQGPTVTGIALAFAIITVFVILLRLFARLYVLKKFDVDDALIIFACGFSWAFSAVTIVAVKHGLGMHLDDVDPSNMVTYAFNVWLSSMFYLSCLGFVKTSVCWFYTRLGDKYLRRMSYIMFGIVACQAIANVCTAAFQCRPISKAWDTTLKGTCVNINVFYLANAALNILTDLLTYTLPVRVIFKLQMPRKQKIALVFILCLGLFACVSSIVRITYIPTMLSSDDATWAISGAMYWSAIEINVGILAASIPSFKAIASRFLPRLIGEYSSNKAYNYAYGAGSGFSKVRDPSRNQSVHMHSLRGRANDHTVIGTGNLSGIDRSSEERIFVPEGKIYAHTEIEVRQD
- a CDS encoding uncharacterized protein (transcript_id=CADANIAT00000913) — translated: MRLMLRSSASKLLSVLCAAACMDPETGIYEYRASHVLPIVFACVLSLSLAMHIYQNFRYRFWRITFWMFWGSLLYTVGWILRAISSYSPEHVDLYIAATVFVYAAPPVFSASAYNILGRIMHYIPMFAWINPNRTVFFFVYIGTLVEGLTAAGGARIATGATELDKYRSGAALIAVSVVLQSVVEIGLVSMVAMLHRKCARAGMLPRNLRFLFYTLYGTSTLVLVRCIYRAVEALYTIDPPGVACSDTCEYFQRKEWLLYALDAAPMVLFTFWINLLHPGRYLSRDKKRYLDFDGATERMGPGWVDSRSRFETFIDPLDLAGLMKKNKHHTKYWEEPERWPVCQDAFTTGTASNARGPRAPSPKPDGAV